One part of the Marichromatium purpuratum 984 genome encodes these proteins:
- the ftsX gene encoding permease-like cell division protein FtsX, producing the protein MSRVRRPTTRPSELPLIWLAHHLRSARESLRRLFGMPLPTTMTVAVIGISLALPATLYVGTDNLRAMTGRWDQTAAISLFLRHEVDSGAARALAERLRARPELARVELIEPDQALAEFKEFGGFEGALEALDVNPLPTVLALYPDPVHSNPEQLRVLEQQMVTLPEADFARMDTLWIERLQAILALAERATLLLGTLLGLGVLLIVGNTIRLEILNRRGEIEIMELVGATAAFIRRPFLYAGAWYGLLGGLCATLLVTFSTGALQGSVSRLAALYGGEFRLAGLGLDGTLVVVLTGIVLGLVGSWIAVGRHLRGADAD; encoded by the coding sequence ATGTCACGCGTCCGTCGCCCTACCACCCGTCCCTCCGAGCTGCCGCTGATCTGGCTCGCCCACCATCTGCGCAGCGCCCGCGAGTCGCTGCGCCGGCTGTTCGGCATGCCGCTGCCGACGACCATGACGGTGGCGGTGATCGGCATCTCGCTGGCGCTCCCGGCCACCCTCTATGTCGGCACCGACAACCTGCGCGCGATGACCGGGCGCTGGGACCAGACCGCGGCGATCTCGCTGTTTCTCCGTCACGAGGTCGACAGCGGCGCGGCACGGGCGCTGGCCGAGCGCCTGCGCGCCCGCCCCGAGCTGGCTCGTGTCGAGCTGATCGAGCCCGACCAAGCGCTCGCCGAGTTCAAGGAGTTCGGCGGCTTCGAGGGCGCGCTCGAGGCGCTCGACGTCAACCCGCTGCCGACGGTCCTGGCACTCTACCCGGACCCCGTTCACTCCAACCCCGAGCAGCTGCGCGTACTCGAACAGCAGATGGTGACCCTGCCCGAGGCCGACTTCGCACGCATGGACACGCTGTGGATCGAACGGCTGCAGGCGATCCTCGCCCTCGCCGAGCGCGCCACCCTGCTGCTCGGCACCCTGCTCGGACTCGGGGTCCTGCTGATCGTCGGCAACACCATCCGGCTGGAGATCCTCAACCGCCGCGGCGAGATCGAGATCATGGAGCTGGTCGGCGCCACCGCCGCCTTCATCCGCCGCCCCTTCCTCTATGCCGGTGCCTGGTACGGACTGCTCGGCGGGCTCTGCGCCACCCTGCTGGTGACCTTCTCGACCGGGGCGCTGCAGGGCTCGGTGTCGCGACTCGCCGCACTCTACGGCGGCGAGTTCCGGCTCGCCGGACTGGGACTCGACGGCACCCTGGTGGTGGTGCTCACCGGTATCGTGCTCGGACTGGTGGGGAGCTGGATCGCCGTCGGGCGCCACCTGCGCGGGGCCGATGCGGACTAG
- a CDS encoding c-type cytochrome — translation MMKTWLISVSAAAVLMSGAAMAADGFELGDPKAGEAKAKAICQACHAVDGNSIVPLWPKLAGQHPEYAYKQLVQFKNGERYNVQMTPMAMPLTEKEMRDVVAYYSQQVQTGGVADRELAALGEKIYRAGNPQSGVPACSGCHGPAGMGQGLSKFPRLAGQHADYVKQTLEYFRKGERANDPNGMMRGVTARMTDQEIAAVSQYIQGLRND, via the coding sequence ATGATGAAGACTTGGCTGATTTCGGTTTCGGCGGCGGCGGTATTGATGAGCGGCGCGGCGATGGCCGCGGACGGATTCGAACTGGGCGACCCCAAAGCGGGCGAGGCCAAGGCGAAGGCGATCTGTCAGGCGTGTCACGCAGTTGACGGCAACAGCATCGTACCGCTGTGGCCGAAGCTCGCCGGTCAGCACCCCGAGTACGCCTACAAGCAGCTGGTGCAGTTCAAGAACGGCGAGCGTTACAACGTACAGATGACCCCGATGGCGATGCCGCTGACCGAGAAGGAGATGCGCGACGTCGTCGCCTACTACTCGCAGCAGGTGCAGACCGGTGGTGTTGCCGATCGTGAGCTGGCCGCACTCGGCGAGAAGATCTATCGCGCCGGCAATCCCCAGAGCGGCGTGCCCGCCTGCAGTGGCTGTCACGGGCCGGCCGGCATGGGCCAGGGGCTGTCCAAGTTCCCGCGTCTCGCCGGTCAGCACGCCGACTACGTCAAGCAGACGCTCGAGTATTTCCGCAAGGGCGAGCGCGCCAACGATCCCAACGGCATGATGCGCGGCGTCACCGCGCGCATGACCGACCAGGAGATCGCCGCGGTGTCGCAGTACATCCAGGGTCTGCGCAACGACTGA
- a CDS encoding copper chaperone PCu(A)C codes for MRSLLLMLLLSCWLSPLWAVQPDGVVVHEAYVRAVPPGQPNSAAFMVLENGDAVDRAVVAATSPVAEVVELHTHREEGGMMRMRRIERIALPAGERVRLAPGGLHVMLIGLRQPLRVDELVALELQLDDGSRIGLDVPVRALGAGMGHQGH; via the coding sequence ATGAGAAGTCTGCTGTTGATGCTGCTGCTGTCGTGCTGGCTGTCGCCGCTGTGGGCGGTCCAGCCCGACGGCGTGGTGGTCCACGAGGCCTATGTGCGTGCCGTGCCGCCGGGGCAGCCCAACAGCGCGGCCTTCATGGTGCTGGAGAACGGCGACGCGGTGGACCGGGCCGTGGTCGCGGCGACGAGCCCGGTGGCCGAGGTGGTCGAGCTGCACACCCACCGCGAGGAGGGGGGGATGATGCGGATGCGCCGGATCGAGCGTATCGCGCTACCCGCTGGCGAGCGGGTGCGTCTCGCCCCCGGTGGCCTGCATGTGATGTTGATCGGGCTGCGACAGCCCCTGCGGGTCGATGAGCTGGTGGCGCTGGAGCTGCAGCTCGACGACGGCTCCCGGATCGGACTCGATGTGCCGGTGCGCGCGCTCGGGGCCGGCATGGGCCACCAGGGCCATTGA
- the hemF gene encoding oxygen-dependent coproporphyrinogen oxidase: MSDRPDTQAVKSYLLTLQDRICEALRDTDGGADFREDLWERPEGGGGRTRVMQDGMLFEQGGINFSHVRGEALPAAASASRPELAGRSYEAMGVSLVVHPQNPYVPSSHLNVRFFLAEHPEDDPVWWFGGGFDLTPYYGFEEDAVHWHRNARDACAPFGEDLYPRYKRWCDDYFFLPHRNEPRGIGGIFFDDFDQGGFANSFAFTRSVGDHYLSGYLPIVERRWAHVYGERERDFQCYRRGRYVEFNLVCDRGTLFGLQSGGRTESILVSLPPEVSWRYDFTPEPGSPEAELHERFLAPRDWLTESA, translated from the coding sequence ATGTCCGACCGACCCGATACCCAGGCCGTGAAGTCCTATCTGCTGACCCTGCAGGATCGTATCTGCGAGGCATTGCGCGACACCGACGGTGGCGCCGATTTTCGCGAGGATCTGTGGGAGCGCCCCGAGGGCGGTGGCGGACGCACCCGGGTGATGCAGGACGGGATGCTGTTCGAGCAGGGCGGGATCAACTTCTCGCACGTGCGCGGCGAGGCCCTGCCGGCGGCGGCGAGCGCCTCGCGCCCGGAACTGGCCGGGCGCAGTTACGAGGCGATGGGGGTCTCGCTGGTGGTCCATCCGCAGAACCCCTATGTGCCCTCATCGCACCTCAATGTCCGTTTCTTCCTCGCCGAGCACCCCGAGGACGACCCGGTGTGGTGGTTCGGCGGCGGCTTCGACCTCACCCCCTATTACGGCTTCGAGGAGGACGCGGTGCACTGGCACCGCAATGCCCGGGACGCCTGCGCGCCCTTCGGCGAGGATCTCTATCCGCGCTACAAGCGCTGGTGCGATGACTACTTCTTCCTGCCGCACCGCAACGAGCCGCGCGGTATCGGCGGGATCTTCTTCGACGACTTCGACCAGGGCGGCTTTGCCAACAGCTTCGCCTTCACGCGCAGCGTCGGCGATCACTATCTCAGCGGTTACCTGCCGATCGTCGAGCGGCGCTGGGCGCATGTCTACGGTGAGCGTGAGCGCGACTTCCAGTGCTATCGGCGTGGGCGCTACGTCGAGTTCAATCTGGTGTGCGATCGCGGCACCCTGTTCGGGCTGCAGTCGGGGGGGCGCACCGAGTCGATCCTGGTCTCGCTCCCCCCTGAGGTGAGCTGGCGCTATGACTTCACCCCCGAGCCCGGCAGCCCCGAGGCCGAACTCCACGAGCGCTTCCTCGCGCCACGCGACTGGTTGACCGAGAGCGCTTGA
- the pabB gene encoding aminodeoxychorismate synthase component I has product MPDRHSAGPLIREFPYVEDCTTCFASLLRRRWPVWLDSGRPFTDQGRYDILSADPRLVLVTRGNETTLTDVDGVRRRSDADPFALLAEALGPSHPCPDGLPFAGGAIGFFGYDLGRRLQGLPARAHAPGAPPDLAVGLYDWGLVVDHHERRAWLFAPTDDALDRRARLLGAAAPQLPAYRTHGPVRPDWSHATYVEAIARIHAYLRAGDCYQVNLAQRFSVRASGHPWHAYRLLRELNAAPFSAYLQGPDWQVLSSSPERFLEVREGRVETRPIKGTRPRDPDPARDRALAEMLRLSPKDRAENLMIVDLLRNDLGRVCDYGSVRVPALFAIEHYARVHHLVSTVSGRLAPGRSAVELLRAAFPGGSITGAPKRRAMEVIDELEAAPRGPYCGAIGYLGRDGAMDTNIAIRTLVHAAGRTRLWAGGGIVVDSEAEAEYRETLDKAAPLLELLERLRDRNG; this is encoded by the coding sequence ATGCCCGATCGCCACTCGGCGGGTCCGCTGATCCGCGAGTTCCCCTATGTCGAGGATTGCACGACGTGTTTCGCGTCGCTGCTGCGCCGCCGCTGGCCGGTGTGGCTCGACAGCGGCCGCCCCTTCACCGATCAGGGGCGCTACGACATCCTCAGCGCCGATCCACGCCTGGTGCTGGTGACGCGTGGGAACGAGACCACGCTGACCGATGTCGACGGTGTCAGGCGCCGCTCCGACGCCGACCCCTTCGCCCTGCTCGCCGAGGCCCTCGGTCCGTCACACCCCTGCCCCGATGGACTGCCCTTCGCCGGTGGCGCCATCGGTTTCTTCGGCTATGACCTCGGGCGTCGGCTGCAGGGGTTGCCCGCGCGCGCGCACGCGCCAGGCGCGCCACCGGATCTCGCCGTCGGGCTCTATGACTGGGGCCTGGTGGTCGATCATCACGAGCGGCGCGCCTGGCTGTTCGCCCCCACCGATGACGCACTCGATCGGCGCGCGCGCCTGCTCGGGGCGGCGGCGCCGCAGCTGCCGGCCTACCGCACCCACGGACCGGTGCGTCCAGACTGGTCGCATGCCACCTATGTCGAGGCGATCGCGCGCATCCATGCCTACCTGCGCGCCGGCGACTGTTATCAGGTCAACCTCGCCCAACGCTTCTCGGTGCGTGCGAGCGGTCATCCCTGGCACGCCTATCGGCTGCTGCGTGAACTCAATGCCGCGCCCTTCTCGGCCTATCTGCAGGGGCCGGACTGGCAGGTGCTGAGCTCCTCGCCCGAGCGTTTCCTGGAGGTTCGCGAGGGACGCGTCGAGACCCGGCCGATCAAGGGTACCCGTCCGCGCGATCCCGATCCGGCGCGCGACCGTGCCTTGGCCGAGATGCTGCGACTCAGCCCCAAGGATCGCGCCGAGAACCTGATGATCGTCGATCTGCTGCGCAACGACCTGGGGCGGGTGTGCGACTACGGCAGCGTGCGCGTGCCGGCGCTGTTCGCGATCGAGCACTATGCCCGGGTGCATCATCTGGTGAGCACGGTCAGCGGACGGCTCGCGCCCGGCCGCTCCGCCGTCGAACTGTTGCGCGCGGCCTTCCCCGGCGGCTCGATCACCGGCGCCCCCAAGCGCCGGGCGATGGAGGTGATCGACGAACTCGAAGCGGCGCCGCGCGGTCCCTACTGCGGTGCCATCGGTTATCTCGGCCGGGACGGCGCGATGGATACCAACATCGCCATCCGCACCCTGGTGCACGCTGCGGGTCGGACCCGGCTGTGGGCCGGTGGCGGCATCGTCGTCGATTCAGAGGCCGAGGCCGAATATCGCGAGACCCTCGACAAGGCCGCCCCGCTGCTCGAACTGCTCGAACGGTTGCGTGATCGCAACGGCTGA
- a CDS encoding M90 family metallopeptidase, whose protein sequence is MGALSQWWRARRIERVNRMFSTRDWEAAWEALPLLAGFDPETAERLEAMALEFLRSKRIEYAQGVALTATERLRLALQAALPVLELGLDWYRGWYAVIVYPEEFVPEREVMGDDGVVWIEQEAKSGESWEQGPVILSWTDVAAGGRGEGYNVVIHELAHKLDMRAGAPNGCPPLHPGMSSADWQRELAAAYTDLCARVDADEETTIDPYASESPAEFFAVMSEYFFEWPELLVETYPAVYAQLRAFYRQHPLARLAANA, encoded by the coding sequence ATGGGCGCGCTGAGTCAGTGGTGGCGGGCGCGCCGGATCGAGCGGGTGAACCGGATGTTCTCGACGCGCGACTGGGAGGCGGCCTGGGAGGCGCTGCCGCTGCTCGCCGGGTTCGACCCGGAGACGGCCGAACGGCTGGAGGCCATGGCGCTCGAGTTCCTCCGCAGCAAACGCATCGAGTACGCCCAGGGCGTCGCGCTCACGGCCACCGAGCGGCTGCGTCTCGCGCTGCAGGCGGCACTGCCGGTGCTGGAGCTGGGGCTCGACTGGTACCGTGGGTGGTACGCGGTGATCGTCTATCCCGAGGAGTTCGTCCCCGAGCGCGAGGTGATGGGTGACGACGGCGTGGTGTGGATCGAACAGGAGGCCAAGAGCGGCGAGTCCTGGGAACAGGGCCCGGTGATCCTGTCCTGGACCGATGTCGCCGCCGGTGGCCGCGGCGAGGGCTACAACGTCGTCATCCACGAACTCGCCCACAAGCTCGACATGCGCGCCGGCGCGCCCAACGGCTGCCCGCCGCTGCACCCGGGGATGTCGAGCGCCGACTGGCAGCGTGAACTCGCCGCTGCCTATACAGACCTCTGCGCCCGGGTCGACGCCGACGAGGAGACCACGATCGACCCCTATGCCAGCGAGTCGCCGGCGGAGTTCTTCGCGGTGATGAGCGAGTACTTCTTCGAGTGGCCTGAGCTGCTGGTGGAGACCTATCCGGCGGTCTATGCGCAGCTGCGCGCCTTCTACCGCCAACATCCGCTGGCACGACTGGCGGCAAACGCCTGA
- a CDS encoding 4a-hydroxytetrahydrobiopterin dehydratase — MATPRPLSSPDITRRLNQALPRWRHQDGALRRDYRTSGWRATLLAANAIAHLAELAWHHPELELGYDHVGIRLSTHSAGGVTDLDLALAEEIERWLEWRPEPDSPLSGTPAEHAYLIDDAG; from the coding sequence ATGGCGACCCCACGACCACTGTCATCACCGGATATCACCCGGCGGCTGAACCAAGCGCTGCCACGCTGGCGTCACCAGGACGGCGCGCTGAGACGCGACTATCGCACCAGCGGCTGGCGGGCGACACTGCTCGCGGCCAACGCCATCGCGCATCTCGCCGAGCTTGCCTGGCATCACCCCGAGCTGGAACTCGGCTACGACCACGTCGGGATCCGGCTCAGCACCCATTCGGCCGGTGGGGTCACCGATCTGGACCTGGCGCTGGCCGAGGAGATCGAACGCTGGCTCGAATGGCGCCCGGAGCCGGACTCACCGCTGAGCGGTACCCCGGCGGAACATGCCTATCTCATCGACGACGCCGGATGA
- a CDS encoding endonuclease/exonuclease/phosphatase family protein translates to MRQLNLLSYNVQAGIYSRRYSDYFTNSWKHLLPHSERLINLARIAQLLQRFDVVGLQEVDAGSLRSAYVDQIQYLARQGAFPHWYRQVNRNLAPFAQHSNGLLSRLRPQRVSEHRLPGLPGRGVMVAEFPFEQEGRLAVGIVHLALGWRARRRQFSYLLELAEAYPYLVLMGDFNCGCGSKGLRAMVVDSGMRGLDCERKTFPSWRPRHNLDHILVSRPLRVISAEVIDYALSDHLPLSTTIELPEGLRFAELGVPRRVANPLV, encoded by the coding sequence ATGCGGCAACTGAATCTGCTGAGCTACAACGTCCAGGCGGGGATCTACTCGCGTCGGTACAGCGACTACTTCACCAACAGCTGGAAGCATCTGCTGCCGCACTCCGAGCGGTTGATCAACCTCGCGCGCATCGCCCAGCTGCTGCAACGCTTCGATGTGGTCGGGCTGCAGGAGGTCGACGCCGGCAGTCTGCGCAGCGCCTATGTCGATCAGATCCAGTATCTCGCCCGGCAGGGCGCCTTCCCGCACTGGTATCGGCAGGTCAATCGTAACCTCGCCCCCTTCGCTCAGCACAGCAACGGCCTGCTCAGTCGGCTGCGCCCGCAGCGGGTGAGCGAGCATCGCCTGCCGGGGTTACCCGGACGCGGGGTGATGGTGGCCGAGTTCCCCTTCGAGCAAGAGGGCCGCCTGGCCGTCGGCATCGTCCATCTCGCCCTCGGCTGGCGAGCGCGCCGACGCCAGTTCAGCTATCTGCTCGAGTTGGCCGAGGCCTATCCTTACCTGGTGCTGATGGGAGACTTCAACTGTGGCTGCGGTTCCAAGGGGCTGCGTGCCATGGTGGTCGACTCGGGGATGCGCGGTCTCGACTGCGAGCGCAAGACCTTCCCGAGCTGGCGTCCCCGCCACAATCTCGACCACATCCTGGTCTCGCGCCCGTTGCGGGTGATCAGCGCCGAGGTGATCGACTACGCACTCTCCGACCACCTGCCGCTGAGTACCACCATCGAGCTGCCCGAGGGGTTGCGCTTCGCCGAGCTCGGTGTCCCGCGCCGCGTCGCCAACCCGCTGGTCTAG
- a CDS encoding SCO family protein, whose product MQRTPSLLVTIALSLVLLVPVGWLLFERLPPSAPGPVLTSAPPGGDFTLTSAAGPVSLSALRGKVVLIYFGYTWCPDICPTNLAIIAHALGQLTPEVRERVQVLFVSVDPERDDPERLRQYTAYFHPGIIGLTGTPEQLAEIAARYGAAYRRVEQPDSALGYLVDHSANTALVDPEGRLVGQLPHATAPERIVERIYGLLGLAPTGAAGPSIPEESS is encoded by the coding sequence ATGCAACGGACGCCATCGCTCCTGGTCACCATCGCGCTCTCGCTGGTGCTGCTGGTACCGGTCGGTTGGTTGCTGTTCGAGCGCCTGCCTCCATCCGCCCCCGGGCCTGTCCTCACATCGGCGCCACCGGGTGGCGACTTCACCCTGACTTCCGCCGCTGGCCCGGTGAGTCTGTCGGCGCTGCGCGGCAAGGTCGTGCTGATCTATTTCGGCTACACCTGGTGCCCGGACATCTGTCCGACCAACCTCGCCATCATCGCCCATGCCCTCGGCCAGCTGACCCCGGAGGTCCGCGAGCGCGTCCAGGTGCTCTTCGTCAGCGTCGACCCCGAGCGAGACGACCCCGAGCGGCTGCGTCAGTACACCGCCTATTTCCATCCTGGGATCATCGGCCTGACCGGCACCCCGGAGCAGTTGGCCGAGATCGCCGCGCGTTATGGCGCGGCCTATCGGCGGGTCGAGCAACCGGACTCGGCGCTCGGCTATCTGGTCGATCACTCGGCCAATACCGCGTTGGTCGATCCGGAGGGGCGCCTGGTGGGGCAGCTGCCCCATGCCACCGCGCCCGAGCGGATCGTCGAGCGGATCTACGGGCTGCTCGGTCTCGCGCCGACCGGGGCGGCTGGCCCATCCATCCCGGAGGAGTCGTCATGA
- the aroE gene encoding shikimate dehydrogenase: protein MLHRYAVIGNPIEHSQSPTIHAAFAQQCGEAIDYGRILGDRHDFAGDVQRFFAQGGLGLNVTLPFKEQAWALVEERSERAEVAGAVNTLIALPDGRLRGDNTDGIGLVRDLADNHGFDFAGTRVLLLGAGGAARGALVPLLESGLRELVIANRTPERAHTLAALGSGAVPVSGCGFEALAGERFDLVINATSSGLSDTVPPIPADLLAVGGWTYDMLYGAEPTAFCRWGRAHGAACSLDGLGMLVEQAAESFRLWRGVRPRAAEVIAMLRAAD from the coding sequence ATGCTCCATCGTTACGCCGTCATCGGCAACCCGATCGAACACAGTCAGTCGCCGACGATCCACGCCGCCTTCGCCCAGCAGTGCGGGGAGGCGATCGACTATGGTCGGATCCTCGGTGATCGGCACGATTTCGCCGGCGATGTCCAGCGCTTCTTCGCCCAGGGCGGACTCGGCCTGAACGTTACCCTGCCGTTCAAGGAACAGGCTTGGGCACTGGTCGAGGAGCGCAGCGAGCGCGCCGAGGTCGCCGGCGCGGTCAACACCCTGATCGCGCTCCCCGACGGCCGGCTGCGCGGTGACAACACCGACGGCATCGGGCTGGTGCGCGATCTCGCCGACAATCACGGCTTCGACTTCGCCGGCACCCGGGTGTTGCTGCTCGGCGCCGGCGGTGCGGCGCGCGGCGCGCTGGTGCCGCTGCTCGAGAGCGGGCTGCGCGAGCTGGTGATCGCCAATCGCACCCCGGAGCGTGCCCACACCCTGGCAGCGCTGGGTTCGGGCGCGGTGCCGGTCTCCGGCTGCGGCTTCGAGGCGCTGGCCGGCGAGCGCTTCGACCTGGTGATCAACGCCACCTCGAGCGGGCTTTCGGACACGGTGCCGCCGATCCCCGCCGATCTGCTCGCCGTCGGCGGCTGGACCTATGACATGCTCTACGGCGCCGAGCCGACCGCCTTCTGTCGCTGGGGGCGGGCACATGGCGCGGCGTGCAGTCTCGACGGGCTGGGCATGCTGGTCGAGCAGGCCGCCGAGTCCTTCCGGCTGTGGCGCGGGGTGCGTCCGCGCGCCGCCGAGGTCATCGCCATGCTGCGCGCCGCCGACTGA
- the hemB gene encoding porphobilinogen synthase: MSPLDTSRAAFPVTRMRRMRRDDFSRRMMRETTLTPDDLIYPVFVLEGKGEREAVESMPGVERLSIDLLVEEAREVHRLGIPAIALFPVTPDSAKSLDAREAFNPDGLAQRAVRAIKDAVPELGIMTDVALDPFTTHGQDGLIDEQGYVMNEPTVEVLVRQAVSHAEAGADIVAPSDMMDGRIGSVRAALEQDGHIHTRIMAYSAKYASSYYGPFRDAVGSSANLGAGNKYTYQMDPANSDEALHEVGLDLAEGADMVMVKPGMPYLDIVRRVKDQFGAPTFVYHVSGEYAMLKAASMNGWLDERAVVLEAMVSMKRAGGDGILTYYSKDIARWLGA; encoded by the coding sequence ATGTCACCCCTTGATACTTCGCGTGCCGCCTTCCCCGTCACCCGCATGCGCCGGATGCGTCGCGACGACTTCTCGCGCCGGATGATGCGCGAGACCACCCTGACCCCGGACGACCTGATCTATCCGGTGTTCGTGCTGGAGGGCAAGGGCGAGCGCGAGGCGGTCGAGTCGATGCCCGGGGTCGAGCGTCTGAGCATCGACCTGCTGGTCGAGGAGGCGCGCGAGGTCCACCGTCTGGGCATTCCGGCGATAGCGCTGTTCCCGGTCACCCCCGATTCGGCCAAGTCGCTCGACGCGCGCGAGGCCTTTAACCCCGACGGCCTGGCGCAACGCGCGGTGCGCGCGATCAAGGACGCGGTGCCCGAACTCGGCATCATGACCGACGTCGCCCTCGACCCCTTCACCACCCACGGCCAGGACGGGCTGATCGACGAGCAGGGCTACGTGATGAACGAGCCCACCGTCGAGGTGCTGGTGCGTCAGGCCGTCTCTCATGCCGAGGCCGGCGCCGACATCGTCGCCCCCTCCGACATGATGGACGGGCGCATCGGCTCGGTGCGCGCCGCGCTCGAGCAGGACGGCCATATCCACACCCGCATCATGGCCTACTCGGCGAAGTACGCTTCGAGCTACTACGGCCCCTTCCGTGACGCCGTCGGCTCCTCGGCCAACCTCGGCGCGGGCAACAAGTACACCTATCAGATGGACCCGGCCAACTCCGACGAGGCGCTGCACGAGGTCGGTCTCGACCTCGCCGAGGGCGCCGACATGGTGATGGTCAAGCCCGGCATGCCCTATCTCGACATCGTGCGTCGGGTGAAGGACCAGTTCGGCGCGCCGACCTTCGTCTACCACGTCAGCGGCGAGTACGCGATGCTCAAGGCCGCGAGCATGAACGGCTGGCTCGACGAGCGCGCGGTGGTGCTCGAGGCGATGGTGTCGATGAAGCGCGCCGGTGGTGACGGTATCCTCACTTACTATTCCAAGGACATCGCCCGCTGGTTGGGGGCCTGA
- a CDS encoding carbonic anhydrase, producing the protein MTNKISAVDALRRLRDGNRRFAAELRASNNAITHADFASLLSGQSPFAIVLGCSDSRVPAELVFDQGFGDLFVIRVAGNIVAPSQVGSVEFAASRYGTKLVVVLGHSCCGAINATLETMLDGADSESRNVAAIVDRVKPSVEGLLETELREDREALQHAAVRANVRASVDHLRHGSAILESLIEREGLLVVGAEYSLETGLVDFFDGVPEGWDQE; encoded by the coding sequence ATGACCAACAAGATCTCCGCCGTGGACGCCTTGCGCCGCCTGCGTGATGGCAACCGCCGCTTCGCCGCCGAACTCCGCGCCTCCAACAACGCGATCACCCATGCCGACTTTGCCAGTCTGCTGTCGGGCCAGAGTCCTTTTGCCATCGTCCTCGGCTGCTCGGACTCGCGGGTCCCGGCCGAGCTGGTCTTCGATCAAGGGTTCGGCGATCTGTTCGTGATCCGGGTGGCGGGCAACATCGTCGCCCCCTCGCAGGTCGGTAGTGTGGAGTTCGCCGCCTCGCGTTACGGCACCAAGTTGGTGGTGGTGCTGGGCCATTCCTGCTGCGGCGCGATCAATGCCACCTTGGAGACCATGCTCGACGGTGCCGACAGCGAGTCGCGCAACGTCGCCGCCATCGTCGATCGGGTGAAGCCCTCGGTCGAGGGGCTGCTCGAGACCGAGCTGCGTGAAGACCGCGAGGCGCTGCAGCATGCCGCGGTGCGCGCCAACGTACGCGCCTCGGTCGACCATTTGCGTCACGGCTCGGCGATCCTCGAATCGCTGATCGAGCGCGAGGGGCTGCTGGTGGTCGGCGCCGAGTACTCGCTCGAGACCGGGCTGGTCGACTTCTTCGACGGCGTGCCCGAGGGCTGGGATCAGGAGTAA
- the rpmG gene encoding 50S ribosomal protein L33 translates to MAKAAREKIRLNSSAGTGHFYTTTKNKRNQPGKMEIKKFDPVVRQHVMYKEGKIK, encoded by the coding sequence ATGGCCAAGGCAGCACGCGAAAAGATCCGTCTCAACTCGAGCGCAGGGACCGGTCACTTCTACACCACGACCAAGAACAAGCGCAATCAGCCCGGCAAGATGGAGATCAAGAAGTTCGATCCCGTCGTTCGCCAGCACGTGATGTACAAGGAAGGCAAGATCAAGTAA
- the ftsE gene encoding cell division ATP-binding protein FtsE, with protein MIEFDHVHKRYPERGEALSDISFALAAGEMAFLTGHSGAGKSTLLRLIGLLERPSRGRVVVDGRDLGALPRRQIPLHRRQVGMIFQDHRLLADRSVFDNVALPLQVMGYGQREIGRRVRAALDHVGLLKRERATPVALSGGEQQRVGIARAVVARPPLLLADEPTGNLDPELSREIFELFERFQYVGVTLLIATHDLSLVARMPYRTLTLADGRLVNDSGGW; from the coding sequence ATGATCGAGTTCGACCACGTCCACAAGCGCTACCCCGAACGTGGCGAGGCGCTCAGCGACATCAGCTTCGCGCTCGCCGCCGGCGAGATGGCCTTCCTCACCGGTCACTCGGGCGCGGGCAAGAGCACCCTGCTGCGCCTCATCGGGCTGCTCGAGCGCCCCAGCCGCGGGCGCGTGGTGGTCGACGGACGCGACCTCGGCGCCCTGCCCCGACGTCAGATCCCGCTGCACCGCCGTCAGGTCGGGATGATCTTCCAGGACCACCGCCTGCTCGCTGATCGCAGCGTATTCGACAATGTCGCCCTGCCCTTGCAGGTGATGGGCTACGGCCAGCGCGAGATCGGCCGACGGGTGCGTGCCGCGCTCGATCACGTCGGCCTGCTCAAGCGCGAGCGCGCCACCCCGGTGGCGCTCTCCGGCGGTGAGCAACAGCGTGTCGGCATCGCCCGCGCGGTGGTCGCGCGCCCGCCGCTGCTGCTCGCCGACGAACCCACCGGCAACCTCGACCCCGAACTCTCGCGCGAGATCTTCGAGCTGTTCGAGCGCTTCCAGTACGTCGGCGTAACCCTGTTGATCGCCACCCACGATCTCAGCCTGGTGGCGCGCATGCCCTATCGCACCCTGACCCTGGCCGATGGTCGCCTGGTCAACGACTCCGGGGGCTGGTGA